Proteins encoded together in one Carya illinoinensis cultivar Pawnee chromosome 3, C.illinoinensisPawnee_v1, whole genome shotgun sequence window:
- the LOC122304822 gene encoding uncharacterized protein LOC122304822 — protein MQRETDGTRLAYVTFKDSQGADTAVLLSGATIADFSVSITLVENYNLPPEAISLRLVNPIACSQLYLYICLSSRKIFTLELLMICECSGIVLTECELVLSYVLMRVMAIHRISDFKNTKCFCFLLFLASTFWNMEFFLVYWLLLLSLERSISEVTLEQMSSLFGSFSILPSKGVTTGMKKKFEHMI, from the exons ATGCAAAG GGAAACAGATGGGACCCGGCTTGCTTATGTTACATTCAAGGATTCACAGGGAGCAGATACAGCAGTACTACTGTCG GGAGCTACAATAGCTGATTTTTCCGTGTCTATTACACTTGTTGAGAATTATAATCTACCCCCTGAAGCTATATCACTGAGACTGGTAAATCCCATAGCTTGTTCTCAGTTGTATCTTTATATCTGTTTATCATCAAGGAAGATCTTCACTCTAGAGCTACTCATGATATGTGAATGTAGTGGAATAGTGCTAACAGAGTGCGAGCTTGTTCTTTCATATGTTTTAATGCGTGTAATGGCTATTCATAGAATATCTGATTTCAAGAACACAAAATGCTTCTGCTTTCTGTTATTTCTTGCTTCTACTTTTTGGAACATGGAGTTTTTCCTTGTTTATTGGCTTCTTTTGTTGTCTCTTGAGAGGTCCATTTCAGAAGTAACATTGGAGCAAATGTCCAGTTTGTTTGGTTCCTTTTCAATCCTTCCTTCAAAGGGGGTAACTACAGGTATGAAAAAGAAGTTTGAACATATGATATGa